A window from Rhizosphaericola mali encodes these proteins:
- a CDS encoding glycoside hydrolase family 2 protein, with protein sequence MRSRLVIVCVLWLMSVHAQETQVQYLSGKGNDDMVQWDFLCTDGMNANKWTKIGVPSCWELQGFGKYNYGFAKDSLKGKEKGLYKYTFQVPKDWKNKQVNIVFEGVMTDAKVKVNGKIVGSIHQGAFYAFKYNITKLLHIGGPNILEVTVAKHSADKSVNAAEREGDFWIFGGIFRPVWLEALPNINISQVQIDAKANGTFSALVHTNTKDKIQLTIFDRNNNIVQQSTDLSQKNIGDSLFQLSTQINNPKLWSSEFPNLYRAEFSIIREGKVLHTISKKFGFRTIELKQRDGIYVNGVKIKFKGVNRHSFRPETGRTMSKQNSIEDVLLIKEMNMNAVRMSHYPPDDHFLDVCDSLGLYVMDELAGWHGMYNTQIGSKLLKEMIDHDENHPSIIFWSNGNEGGYNFDLDTLFTQFDLQKRPVVHPWQLFNGIETQHYRQYNYGVGNYDNGREIVMPTEFLHGQFDGGHGAGLEDYWNKMWNDPLHAGGFLWDFADQAVVRKDLHDSLDTDKSRGADGIVGPHHEKEGSFYAVKEIWSPVFFEKREITSEFDGVFTIENRYHFTNIKSCSFTWRLSKFGLSGLQNISGTAIAPAIAPLQKGKLKLPLPKHWLDYDILYVTAKDQYGLEIFTWSFPISSPTLLSNRLIMNSEENKVTIDSIQNQFEIKVKDVTIWIDKNNGLLKKVTNSKGLIPLDNGPIIQEGSTNFSNITYRYDNMGNLIVSSQFDKNKSFNVIQWTIQTNGWIKLEVEYFSDSLHSKMLGVNFDFPEKDIRSVKYLGNGPYRVWKNRLKGVRFGIWDKKYNNTETGETWLYPELKGYYSNFYSGVFSTDKESFAVATNTEDLFLRFFTPAWKTDEWHNYETFFPRGDISFMQGIPSIGNKTQTRETTGPMGLDNILYDYDHDRSRALKIGLYFNFSSSHFFEDKDLDKL encoded by the coding sequence ATGCGTAGTCGTTTAGTTATAGTTTGTGTTTTATGGTTGATGAGTGTTCACGCTCAGGAAACTCAAGTGCAATATCTGTCAGGGAAAGGAAATGATGATATGGTGCAATGGGACTTCCTATGTACCGATGGAATGAATGCAAATAAATGGACTAAAATTGGTGTGCCATCCTGTTGGGAATTGCAAGGTTTTGGGAAATATAACTACGGCTTTGCTAAAGACAGTTTGAAAGGAAAAGAAAAAGGACTATATAAATATACTTTCCAAGTACCCAAAGATTGGAAAAACAAGCAAGTTAATATTGTATTTGAAGGTGTCATGACCGACGCGAAAGTTAAGGTAAATGGAAAAATTGTAGGCTCCATTCATCAGGGAGCATTTTATGCGTTTAAATACAATATCACTAAACTTCTCCATATTGGAGGTCCAAATATTTTGGAAGTAACGGTTGCCAAACATTCTGCTGATAAATCTGTGAATGCCGCGGAGCGAGAGGGTGATTTTTGGATTTTCGGAGGAATCTTTAGACCGGTTTGGTTAGAAGCGTTGCCAAACATCAATATAAGCCAGGTTCAGATTGATGCTAAAGCAAATGGTACTTTTAGTGCACTCGTACATACAAACACAAAAGACAAGATTCAGCTTACTATTTTTGATCGTAATAATAATATAGTCCAACAAAGTACAGATTTGTCTCAAAAAAATATTGGTGATTCTTTATTTCAACTATCCACTCAAATCAATAATCCTAAGCTATGGAGCTCTGAATTTCCAAATCTTTATCGAGCTGAATTTTCAATAATTAGAGAAGGTAAAGTCCTGCATACAATTTCGAAAAAATTCGGATTTAGAACGATTGAATTGAAACAACGTGATGGTATTTATGTCAACGGTGTCAAGATAAAATTCAAAGGTGTTAATCGTCATTCATTCAGACCGGAGACCGGTCGTACGATGAGTAAACAAAACAGTATCGAAGATGTGCTTTTGATTAAAGAGATGAACATGAATGCTGTGCGGATGAGTCATTATCCTCCAGATGATCATTTTTTGGATGTGTGTGATTCCTTGGGACTCTATGTTATGGACGAGTTGGCTGGTTGGCATGGTATGTACAATACACAGATTGGTTCCAAACTTCTAAAAGAAATGATTGACCATGATGAAAATCATCCATCTATTATTTTTTGGTCCAATGGTAATGAAGGAGGGTATAATTTTGATTTGGATACACTTTTTACACAATTTGATTTGCAAAAAAGACCAGTAGTTCATCCTTGGCAATTGTTTAATGGGATAGAAACGCAACATTATCGTCAATATAACTATGGTGTTGGTAACTATGATAATGGACGGGAAATCGTTATGCCAACGGAGTTCCTGCATGGCCAATTTGATGGTGGACACGGTGCAGGTTTGGAAGATTATTGGAATAAAATGTGGAACGATCCGCTACATGCTGGAGGTTTTCTATGGGATTTTGCGGATCAAGCAGTCGTAAGAAAAGACTTGCATGATTCTTTGGATACAGATAAGTCCCGTGGTGCTGACGGTATAGTTGGACCACATCACGAGAAAGAAGGTAGCTTCTATGCCGTGAAGGAAATTTGGAGTCCAGTTTTTTTTGAAAAAAGGGAAATTACTTCTGAGTTTGATGGGGTATTTACAATTGAAAACAGATACCATTTTACCAATATCAAATCGTGTTCTTTCACTTGGCGATTGTCCAAATTTGGATTGTCTGGTTTGCAAAATATTTCCGGTACTGCTATTGCTCCTGCTATTGCACCATTGCAAAAAGGGAAACTAAAATTGCCATTACCCAAACATTGGTTAGACTATGATATTCTTTATGTGACAGCCAAAGATCAATATGGCTTGGAAATATTCACATGGAGTTTTCCGATCAGTTCTCCAACGCTATTGTCCAATAGATTAATAATGAATTCGGAAGAAAACAAAGTTACTATTGATAGTATCCAAAATCAATTTGAAATAAAAGTAAAAGACGTAACTATTTGGATTGATAAAAATAATGGCTTACTCAAAAAAGTAACCAACTCAAAAGGTTTAATTCCTTTAGATAACGGGCCAATCATTCAGGAAGGAAGCACCAACTTTTCCAATATTACGTATCGTTATGATAATATGGGAAACCTGATCGTTAGTTCGCAATTTGATAAAAATAAAAGTTTTAATGTTATTCAATGGACGATTCAGACGAATGGTTGGATTAAATTGGAGGTAGAATATTTCTCTGACTCATTACATTCTAAGATGTTAGGGGTCAATTTTGATTTTCCGGAAAAAGATATTCGTTCCGTGAAGTATTTGGGAAATGGACCTTACCGTGTTTGGAAAAACAGATTAAAAGGTGTCCGGTTTGGAATTTGGGATAAAAAATACAATAATACCGAAACCGGTGAGACTTGGTTATATCCAGAACTTAAAGGCTATTATTCCAATTTTTACAGTGGTGTTTTTAGTACAGATAAGGAAAGTTTCGCCGTTGCTACTAATACGGAAGATCTATTTTTAAGATTTTTTACGCCTGCATGGAAGACTGATGAATGGCATAACTACGAAACTTTTTTTCCAAGAGGCGATATTTCCTTTATGCAAGGAATTCCGTCCATTGGTAATAAAACGCAAACTAGGGAAACTACGGGGCCAATGGGTTTGGATAATATTTTATATGACTATGATCATGATCGTAGTCGTGCATTGAAAATAGGATTGTATTTTAATTTTTCTTCTAGTCATTTTTTTGAAGATAAAGATTTAGATAAATTATGA
- a CDS encoding sialate O-acetylesterase, whose product MKIIATLAICLFAIQNLYAKIVLPKILGNNMVLQQGQNVPIWGWASPNEKITVSFKGQSKTTITNIKGEWRIELSSLKASYDSVELSIKSITETIVLHNILVGEVWLCSGQSNMEFAMRKISKLQPPPNSNWPVDELEEAHNSNIRIFLVERKKMEPDSSHSGWSNAEGTALRSFSAVGYFFAKELERKLKVPIGVISAAIPGSRIEPWMPKEAMSEQSFFKNHKEDSLGKIDGDPGKFYTTMIAPLVPFSLKGFLWYQGESNCFLNERIQYSYKMKSLIDYWRKEWGNKDLPFYYVQIAPYFYSKVKDRPYTVYSEAEFWEAQAAALKIPNTAMVSTLDLNNDPADLHPVNKWDVGKRLANATISKTYKKDNATSMGPLFTKMKKEGSCLVLDFEYVGKGLVEKNNSNAVKGFEIEDANHNWIVADAIIKNNKVYVSSDKVTNPVAVRYAWREDATPYLYNKDGLPALSFKSDNSLIKDFNVK is encoded by the coding sequence ATGAAAATAATTGCGACATTAGCTATATGTCTATTTGCCATTCAAAATCTTTATGCAAAAATTGTATTGCCTAAGATATTAGGTAACAATATGGTTTTGCAGCAAGGTCAGAATGTTCCTATTTGGGGATGGGCATCTCCCAATGAAAAAATTACAGTTTCTTTTAAAGGACAAAGCAAAACAACGATAACAAATATCAAAGGAGAGTGGAGAATTGAATTATCTTCTTTAAAAGCGTCTTATGACTCAGTAGAACTCTCTATAAAATCTATTACGGAAACTATTGTTTTGCATAATATATTGGTAGGCGAGGTCTGGCTTTGTTCTGGGCAATCCAATATGGAATTTGCCATGCGAAAAATTAGTAAGTTACAACCACCTCCAAATAGTAATTGGCCTGTAGATGAATTAGAAGAAGCACACAATTCCAATATCAGAATCTTTTTAGTAGAACGGAAAAAGATGGAGCCAGATTCTTCTCATTCTGGATGGTCCAACGCCGAAGGAACTGCTTTACGTAGTTTTTCTGCTGTCGGTTATTTTTTTGCTAAAGAGTTAGAGCGTAAATTGAAAGTTCCTATTGGTGTTATTTCTGCTGCTATTCCAGGCAGTCGCATTGAACCATGGATGCCTAAGGAAGCTATGTCAGAACAATCATTTTTTAAGAATCATAAAGAAGATTCTTTGGGGAAAATAGATGGAGATCCTGGAAAGTTTTATACGACAATGATAGCGCCATTAGTTCCTTTTTCTTTAAAAGGTTTTCTTTGGTATCAAGGGGAATCTAATTGTTTTTTAAACGAACGCATCCAATATAGTTACAAGATGAAATCTTTAATCGATTATTGGAGAAAGGAGTGGGGCAATAAAGATTTACCTTTTTACTATGTTCAGATTGCACCATATTTTTATTCAAAAGTAAAAGATCGACCTTACACGGTTTATAGTGAGGCGGAGTTCTGGGAAGCTCAAGCTGCTGCACTGAAAATTCCAAATACAGCGATGGTTTCTACTTTGGATTTGAATAATGATCCAGCAGATTTGCACCCTGTTAATAAATGGGATGTTGGAAAAAGACTTGCAAATGCAACAATTAGCAAAACCTACAAAAAAGACAATGCAACTTCGATGGGACCGTTGTTTACAAAAATGAAAAAAGAAGGTAGTTGTTTAGTTTTAGATTTTGAATATGTAGGAAAAGGTTTAGTAGAAAAGAATAATAGTAATGCCGTAAAAGGTTTTGAAATAGAAGATGCCAACCATAATTGGATAGTTGCTGATGCGATTATCAAAAACAATAAAGTATATGTTTCTTCAGATAAAGTAACTAATCCAGTCGCCGTGCGTTATGCATGGCGAGAAGATGCTACACCTTATCTGTACAATAAAGATGGTTTGCCAGCACTTTCTTTTAAGTCAGATAATTCTTTAATAAAAGATTTTAACGTTAAATAA
- a CDS encoding MGH1-like glycoside hydrolase domain-containing protein, with product MIRKMFYSIVLLVFANCSKAQVLVADSFKHYVDYFNTMEDEPIIQAIPNSASWDWLKSNIPLFESPDISLDQIYYFRWWTLRKHIEETPKGYVFTEFLVKRSYADQYNLISSALGHHIYEGRWLHDQKYLNDYLRVWFRGNDGKPMKKLRFYSGWNEDAIYNRFLVNNDKAFLLDLYPDMVEDYKGWKSDHKSKNGLFWQYDVRDAMEETISGGRKERNNRPSINGYMYGNSKALIQVATLNGKTDDQKYYQQQSDSLKLKVQKLLWNPNVNFFEVLKDKGDTLSNAMEEIGFIPWYFNLPDNDYNSAWKKLMDTAHFNAPAGITTADRSNAQFRSHGCCKCEWDGAVWPFATSQTLTAMANALNNNKQKVISKDDYFSQLQKYAISQHRNGKPYIGEYMDEKTGQWLTDDVRGRDYNHSTFNDLIITGLVGLRPRADNTVEVSPLLPSGQWDWFALDNVLYHGKILTIIWDKTGNKYYRGKGLSIWSNGKRIAHSNKLTKIKGSL from the coding sequence ATGATTAGAAAAATGTTTTATAGTATAGTTTTGTTAGTATTTGCAAATTGTTCTAAGGCACAAGTACTAGTTGCGGATTCCTTTAAACATTATGTGGATTATTTCAATACGATGGAGGACGAACCGATTATTCAAGCAATTCCGAATAGTGCTTCTTGGGATTGGTTAAAAAGCAATATTCCTTTGTTTGAATCTCCAGATATTTCTTTGGACCAAATTTATTATTTCCGTTGGTGGACGTTAAGAAAACATATTGAAGAAACACCCAAAGGTTATGTTTTTACCGAGTTTCTGGTTAAGCGATCTTACGCAGATCAATATAACTTGATTAGTAGCGCATTGGGACATCATATTTATGAAGGAAGATGGTTACACGATCAAAAATATTTGAATGATTATTTGCGTGTTTGGTTTAGAGGAAATGATGGTAAACCTATGAAAAAACTTAGGTTTTATAGTGGGTGGAATGAAGATGCTATTTATAATCGTTTTTTGGTAAATAATGATAAAGCTTTTTTACTTGATCTATATCCTGATATGGTAGAAGACTATAAAGGTTGGAAGTCGGATCATAAGTCTAAAAATGGTTTGTTTTGGCAATATGATGTGAGAGATGCGATGGAGGAAACGATTAGTGGTGGAAGAAAAGAAAGAAACAATAGGCCGTCTATCAATGGATATATGTATGGAAATAGCAAAGCATTGATACAAGTTGCGACTTTGAATGGAAAGACAGATGACCAAAAATATTATCAACAACAGTCTGATTCTTTAAAATTGAAAGTTCAGAAACTATTATGGAATCCGAATGTTAACTTTTTCGAAGTGCTGAAAGATAAAGGTGATACATTGTCTAATGCAATGGAAGAAATTGGTTTTATTCCTTGGTATTTCAATCTTCCTGATAATGATTATAATTCAGCTTGGAAAAAGCTCATGGATACGGCGCATTTTAATGCTCCAGCAGGTATAACTACCGCAGATAGAAGCAATGCTCAATTCAGATCACATGGTTGCTGTAAGTGTGAGTGGGACGGTGCTGTTTGGCCTTTTGCTACATCTCAAACTTTGACGGCAATGGCTAATGCTTTGAATAACAATAAACAAAAAGTTATTTCCAAGGACGATTATTTTTCCCAATTACAGAAATACGCTATATCCCAACATCGGAACGGAAAGCCTTATATCGGTGAATATATGGACGAAAAAACGGGACAATGGTTGACTGATGATGTTAGAGGACGTGATTATAATCATTCAACCTTTAATGATCTAATTATTACAGGTTTGGTCGGATTAAGACCAAGAGCGGATAATACAGTTGAAGTTAGCCCTTTGTTGCCTTCTGGACAATGGGACTGGTTTGCACTGGACAATGTCCTTTATCATGGGAAGATATTGACGATTATTTGGGATAAGACAGGAAATAAATATTATAGAGGAAAAGGATTGTCGATTTGGTCCAATGGAAAAAGAATCGCTCATTCAAACAAACTTACAAAAATTAAAGGGAGCTTATAG
- a CDS encoding sialidase/neuraminidase family protein: MKIIKYTSFFIFSLILLSAKAQQDTVRYIGFTLSNVDYHHGELTPVVGVHNIQVFRANREHPEWVGGMNWTYNHQPMLVYWNNQFFLHFLSDPVGEHVPPGATYIVSSKNGYNWTNPKVLFPEYNVPDGYSKKDIPEKAKSLKAVMHQRVGFYVSKSDRLLAQGFYGVVLNAKDDPNDGNGIGRVVREINRDGSFGPIYFLRYNHGFNEKNTDFPFYKSSKDKKFVNACEEILSNPLQTQQWVEEADRDDSLITIKKQFKAFNYYHLPNGNVVGLWKYALTSISKDQGHSWEYNPTRAPGFVNANAKIWGQKTASGKYITVYNPSEYRWPLAISTSKDGLVYDDLLLVNGEITSMRYGGNYKSYGPQYVRGIQEGNGMPPDGKSWVVYSVNKEDIWAASIPKDISASVTENVNDVFPEMNDNMELSQWNIYSPLWAKAQIEKVNDKKVLALHDYDPFDFTKVDRVVPESNHVKLDFTITPQQADFGLLEIEIQNAQNLPAIRISFDSTGEIITKAGYRNKDLGKYEKGKTYRFEMDINTKTRFYKVSINGGKPSNNLLFAPILSVHHVTFRTGAARHFPDADTPTDQSYDLPNAGEKAKEAIYYIDYFKSQNL, translated from the coding sequence ATGAAAATAATAAAGTATACATCATTTTTCATATTTAGTTTGATCTTGTTGTCGGCAAAAGCCCAACAAGATACAGTTAGATATATTGGTTTTACATTGTCCAATGTTGATTATCATCATGGAGAACTGACGCCAGTGGTTGGTGTACACAATATTCAGGTTTTTCGAGCCAATCGAGAGCATCCAGAATGGGTTGGAGGGATGAACTGGACTTATAATCATCAACCGATGTTGGTATATTGGAACAATCAATTTTTTCTACATTTTTTGAGTGATCCCGTTGGAGAACATGTTCCTCCTGGTGCGACTTATATTGTTTCGTCTAAAAATGGATACAATTGGACGAACCCAAAAGTATTGTTTCCAGAATATAATGTTCCTGATGGTTATTCTAAAAAAGACATTCCTGAAAAGGCAAAAAGCCTAAAAGCAGTTATGCACCAACGTGTTGGTTTTTATGTTTCTAAAAGTGACAGATTGTTGGCGCAAGGTTTTTATGGTGTTGTTTTAAATGCAAAAGATGATCCCAACGATGGCAACGGTATTGGAAGAGTTGTAAGAGAGATTAATAGGGACGGTAGTTTCGGGCCTATTTATTTTCTTCGTTATAACCATGGGTTTAACGAAAAAAACACGGATTTCCCTTTTTACAAATCTTCGAAAGACAAAAAATTCGTTAATGCTTGTGAAGAAATATTGAGCAATCCTTTACAGACGCAACAATGGGTGGAAGAAGCAGATCGTGACGATTCGTTGATTACTATAAAAAAGCAGTTTAAAGCTTTTAATTATTATCATTTACCGAATGGCAATGTTGTAGGTTTATGGAAATATGCATTGACGAGTATAAGTAAAGATCAAGGTCATAGTTGGGAATACAATCCAACTCGTGCACCAGGATTCGTCAATGCCAATGCCAAAATATGGGGACAAAAAACAGCTTCGGGTAAATATATAACAGTTTATAATCCATCTGAATATCGATGGCCGTTGGCAATTTCTACGAGTAAGGACGGATTGGTTTATGACGATTTATTGTTGGTCAATGGAGAAATTACTTCTATGCGTTATGGTGGTAACTATAAATCTTATGGCCCGCAATATGTACGTGGTATCCAAGAAGGAAATGGAATGCCTCCCGATGGAAAGAGCTGGGTTGTGTATAGTGTAAACAAAGAAGATATCTGGGCTGCGTCTATTCCAAAAGATATTTCAGCTTCCGTAACGGAAAATGTAAATGATGTTTTTCCTGAGATGAATGACAATATGGAATTGTCGCAATGGAATATTTATAGTCCGTTATGGGCAAAAGCTCAAATAGAAAAAGTTAATGATAAAAAAGTATTGGCATTGCACGATTATGATCCTTTTGATTTTACAAAAGTTGATCGAGTCGTTCCAGAGTCAAATCATGTGAAATTAGATTTCACTATTACACCACAACAAGCAGATTTCGGTTTGTTGGAAATAGAAATCCAGAATGCTCAAAATCTTCCTGCGATTCGCATCAGTTTTGATTCGACAGGTGAGATTATAACAAAAGCTGGTTATCGCAATAAAGATTTGGGTAAATACGAGAAAGGAAAAACTTACCGGTTCGAGATGGATATTAATACCAAAACTCGATTCTACAAAGTCTCCATAAATGGAGGAAAACCTTCAAATAACTTATTGTTTGCTCCGATTTTAAGCGTGCACCATGTGACTTTTAGAACTGGTGCTGCGAGACATTTTCCAGATGCAGATACACCAACGGATCAATCGTATGACCTACCGAATGCGGGTGAAAAAGCGAAGGAAGCTATTTACTATATAGATTATTTTAAATCACAAAATTTATAA
- a CDS encoding glycoside hydrolase family 43 protein, which produces MIKHIFVILICWIFVSCSNTAYLFTSFHEPADAGLRMLYSYNGKNWTDFDTVFLKPEIGIQKVLRDPSMAQGKDGVFHLVWTTSWRGDNGFGYSSSKDLLHWTEQRFLPVMQNEPNTVNVWAPEIFYDEDSSRFVLIWASTIPGRFDRGIESDSNNHRMYVTTTKDFKIFTPTRLFFDPKFSVIDAVIVKRKKDDYVLVLKDNTRNELDLKVAFGNSPLGPWSNVSKSFTDKFTEGPTVVKLKDQWLIYYDSYHKKIYEASSTTDFINFKNVTSEVAVPIGHKHGTIVPVSKSFLKKLLKEAHH; this is translated from the coding sequence ATGATAAAGCACATATTTGTCATATTAATTTGCTGGATATTTGTTTCGTGTTCCAATACGGCATATTTATTCACGTCCTTTCATGAACCTGCAGATGCTGGATTACGTATGCTGTATAGTTATAACGGAAAAAATTGGACAGATTTTGATACGGTTTTCTTAAAACCAGAAATCGGAATTCAAAAGGTATTGAGAGATCCTTCGATGGCACAAGGCAAAGATGGTGTTTTTCATTTAGTTTGGACAACAAGTTGGCGTGGTGATAATGGCTTTGGCTATAGTTCGTCAAAAGATCTTTTGCACTGGACGGAACAACGTTTTCTTCCTGTCATGCAAAATGAACCCAATACGGTCAACGTTTGGGCGCCAGAGATATTTTACGATGAAGATTCCAGTCGATTTGTGTTAATTTGGGCAAGTACCATTCCTGGACGTTTTGATCGTGGGATTGAAAGTGATAGCAACAATCATAGGATGTATGTCACGACGACAAAAGACTTTAAAATATTTACGCCAACAAGATTGTTTTTCGATCCGAAATTTAGTGTTATTGATGCAGTCATAGTTAAGAGAAAAAAGGATGATTATGTTTTGGTATTGAAGGATAATACTAGAAATGAATTGGATTTAAAAGTTGCATTCGGGAATTCCCCACTAGGTCCTTGGAGTAATGTTTCAAAATCATTTACGGATAAATTTACAGAAGGTCCGACAGTTGTAAAGTTAAAAGATCAGTGGTTGATTTATTACGATTCTTATCATAAAAAGATTTACGAAGCCTCCAGTACAACAGACTTTATCAATTTTAAAAATGTGACTAGTGAAGTGGCAGTTCCAATAGGACATAAACATGGAACTATTGTTCCTGTTTCAAAATCTTTTCTTAAGAAATTACTTAAAGAGGCACATCATTGA
- a CDS encoding glycoside hydrolase family 140 protein: MMQNFKKYICLLFAISFSISGVIQAQMQRLEISKNKRFFQTADGKPFFWLGDTGWLLFVKLNREEVIRYLDARKAQGFNVIQVMVIHNVKNTKNTYGDYAIENGNVAKPIVTKGNDFSDGTQYDFWDHADFVIKEAEKRGIYMALVPIWGSNVKEKKVSVAQAKVFSEFLARRYKNTNNIIWLNGGDIKGTDGMPVWSMIGNTIRSIDKNHLMTFHPRGRYSSSEWFQNASWMDFNMFQSGHRDYAQDTSATEKNHFGEDNWKFINVDYNLKPNKPTLDGEPSYENIPHGLHDSLAARWNAADIRRYAYWSVFAGGAGFTYGENAMMQFNRKGQSGSNYGVTNEWMETLEAPGAMEIHHIKDLITRFPYFDRTPAQDILIGNVKTKYDYLLATKGDSYALVYSYIGRTININEPKLGFTPNKISWFNPSNGESVSAQYKRRGSVLRAEMNGNLDKTKDWVLILEK, translated from the coding sequence ATGATGCAAAATTTTAAAAAATATATTTGTCTGTTATTTGCCATTTCATTTTCAATAAGTGGCGTTATTCAAGCGCAGATGCAACGTTTGGAGATATCTAAAAACAAAAGATTTTTTCAAACAGCTGATGGGAAACCATTTTTCTGGCTAGGAGATACCGGTTGGCTTTTGTTCGTTAAACTTAATAGAGAAGAGGTTATTAGATATTTGGATGCCAGGAAAGCACAGGGATTCAACGTTATTCAGGTGATGGTTATTCATAATGTAAAAAATACAAAAAATACTTATGGTGACTATGCTATTGAAAATGGGAATGTCGCCAAACCAATAGTTACGAAAGGAAATGATTTTTCGGATGGGACGCAATATGATTTTTGGGATCATGCGGATTTTGTTATAAAAGAAGCCGAAAAACGTGGAATTTATATGGCTCTTGTTCCTATTTGGGGAAGTAACGTGAAAGAAAAAAAAGTCTCTGTGGCACAGGCAAAAGTTTTTTCTGAATTTCTGGCAAGACGTTATAAGAATACAAACAATATTATTTGGTTAAATGGTGGAGATATCAAAGGGACAGACGGTATGCCTGTTTGGAGTATGATTGGTAATACTATAAGAAGTATTGACAAGAATCACTTGATGACTTTTCATCCGAGAGGACGTTATTCCTCTTCTGAATGGTTTCAAAACGCATCATGGATGGATTTTAATATGTTCCAAAGTGGACATCGTGACTATGCTCAAGATACGAGTGCCACAGAAAAAAATCATTTCGGCGAAGACAATTGGAAATTTATCAATGTCGATTACAATCTCAAACCAAATAAGCCAACATTGGACGGAGAACCTTCTTATGAAAATATTCCACATGGCTTGCATGATAGTTTGGCAGCTCGTTGGAATGCAGCGGATATAAGGCGTTATGCTTATTGGAGTGTTTTTGCTGGTGGAGCGGGTTTTACCTACGGAGAAAATGCTATGATGCAATTCAATAGAAAGGGGCAGTCTGGCTCTAACTATGGTGTAACGAATGAATGGATGGAAACTTTAGAGGCGCCAGGTGCTATGGAAATACATCATATAAAAGATTTGATAACACGTTTTCCCTATTTTGATCGTACGCCGGCACAAGATATTTTAATTGGGAATGTCAAAACAAAATATGATTATTTGTTGGCAACGAAAGGCGATAGTTATGCACTCGTTTATAGTTATATTGGCAGAACAATAAATATAAATGAACCAAAATTAGGATTTACTCCAAATAAAATATCTTGGTTCAATCCTTCCAATGGTGAAAGCGTTTCTGCTCAATACAAAAGACGGGGAAGCGTGTTGCGTGCTGAAATGAATGGTAATTTGGATAAAACAAAGGATTGGGTTTTAATATTGGAAAAATGA